The proteins below are encoded in one region of Mycobacterium pseudokansasii:
- a CDS encoding Rv3654c family TadE-like protein, with protein sequence MLAVAMVGVLLWVAWAGSYLGSVAVARHRAQAAADLAALAAAVRVPDGGPAACARATAVAQAMGVGDAACVVRDLDVVVTVEVPVAFAGVARAAARAGPADTQ encoded by the coding sequence GTGCTCGCGGTCGCGATGGTGGGCGTGTTGCTGTGGGTCGCCTGGGCGGGTTCCTATCTGGGCTCGGTAGCGGTGGCTCGGCATCGCGCGCAGGCGGCCGCCGATCTGGCCGCGCTGGCCGCGGCCGTGCGGGTACCTGATGGTGGCCCGGCGGCCTGCGCGCGGGCAACGGCCGTGGCGCAGGCGATGGGGGTGGGCGATGCCGCCTGTGTGGTACGGGACCTCGATGTGGTGGTCACCGTCGAGGTTCCGGTAGCTTTCGCCGGCGTGGCGCGGGCCGCCGCAAGGGCGGGGCCGGCCGACACGCAGTGA
- a CDS encoding EspA/EspE family type VII secretion system effector, with product MSRAFIIDPTIGFIDGMYVLLGIGVPDDGGIINAALSFFAKALDDLGSAFPGDSWQGSAAENYAGKNKDQLNFFQQLAELDRELQQLIADQANAVEKTRDVLAGVRKGLEFVRPVAVDLTYIPLVGWAMSAAFQAPICAAGMAVVGGALAYLTIETLIHTAQLLGLLAKLASLLASVVVDIVSDVVDVIDDILVDVWDFITNPIGFLENLLGDLAQWAYALLSKWGSTLESFFVGVPGLEGMSGGLSQLTGFFSSPTASGSAGLASLDSLASAGLPGLPGVGSSLGGLPNGLGGLANVAHLRSAADRQEVRPHDDAPAKPLSEQLGAQQQPPAAQGPQGMGGMHPAAGSAKGAPGKKYAEGAAAGTDGEERAPVEAGVGGGQLVSARRVV from the coding sequence ATGAGCAGAGCCTTCATCATTGATCCAACAATCGGTTTCATCGACGGTATGTACGTCCTTCTTGGGATTGGCGTTCCCGACGATGGCGGCATAATCAACGCCGCGCTATCGTTCTTTGCAAAGGCCCTTGATGATTTGGGGTCGGCGTTTCCGGGTGACAGCTGGCAAGGTTCGGCCGCCGAGAACTACGCGGGCAAGAATAAGGATCAGCTGAATTTCTTCCAGCAGCTAGCGGAACTGGACCGTGAGCTTCAGCAGTTGATCGCGGACCAGGCCAACGCGGTCGAGAAGACCCGCGACGTACTGGCCGGGGTGCGGAAGGGCCTTGAGTTCGTGCGTCCGGTGGCGGTGGACCTGACCTACATCCCGCTTGTCGGGTGGGCGATGTCGGCCGCCTTCCAGGCGCCGATTTGCGCTGCGGGGATGGCCGTGGTGGGTGGTGCACTCGCCTATTTGACAATTGAGACGCTGATTCATACGGCTCAGCTTCTTGGCCTGCTAGCCAAGTTGGCGAGCCTGTTGGCTTCTGTAGTGGTGGACATCGTGTCGGATGTGGTGGACGTCATCGACGACATCCTGGTGGATGTATGGGACTTCATCACGAACCCGATCGGCTTCCTCGAGAACCTTTTGGGCGACCTGGCGCAGTGGGCGTACGCACTGTTGTCGAAGTGGGGGTCGACGCTGGAATCGTTCTTCGTGGGCGTGCCTGGTCTTGAAGGAATGAGCGGCGGCTTGTCCCAGCTCACTGGCTTCTTCAGCTCGCCGACGGCATCCGGATCCGCTGGTTTAGCCAGCTTGGACAGCTTGGCGAGTGCAGGATTGCCTGGTCTGCCCGGGGTTGGTTCCAGCCTAGGGGGCTTGCCCAACGGGCTCGGGGGCTTAGCCAACGTCGCTCACCTGCGTTCGGCCGCCGATCGGCAGGAGGTGCGTCCCCACGATGACGCCCCGGCCAAGCCGCTTTCGGAGCAACTCGGCGCTCAGCAGCAACCGCCCGCTGCGCAGGGCCCCCAGGGTATGGGCGGCATGCATCCCGCTGCGGGGTCGGCGAAAGGCGCGCCGGGGAAGAAGTACGCGGAAGGCGCGGCGGCCGGCACAGACGGTGAGGAGCGCGCGCCAGTCGAAGCAGGAGTCGGCGGTGGTCAACTGGTGTCGGCGCGACGCGTCGTTTAA
- a CDS encoding TadE family type IV pilus minor pilin → MAIATLVVVLVLCMAGLTAVSMQLRCIDAAREAARLAARGDQRSAVDVARRIAPPAAQIELRRDGEFLVASVVARSKLLPTLDIAAEAVATAEPR, encoded by the coding sequence CTGGCCATCGCCACCTTGGTCGTGGTGCTGGTGCTGTGCATGGCCGGTCTCACGGCGGTGTCCATGCAGTTGCGCTGTATCGACGCCGCCCGCGAGGCCGCTCGACTGGCCGCGCGCGGGGACCAACGTTCGGCTGTCGACGTTGCTCGGCGAATCGCTCCGCCGGCTGCGCAGATCGAGCTGCGCCGGGACGGCGAGTTCCTTGTCGCTTCGGTTGTCGCTCGGTCAAAGCTATTGCCTACCTTGGATATTGCGGCTGAGGCGGTGGCGACTGCGGAGCCGCGATGA
- a CDS encoding DNA primase family protein, translating to MKPGELARLLDKDFQLAVDVENSEFWEYSGGAWRRADRIVRRHVIHYAPDQDRLRQLVEDVELITLPAVLEEAGKVVTPDEPDPRFINHLGGLFVVETGETIPHDPAVMSFSRVPLVPETGRIRMPVTNAFLSEITCGDKDLEDYLLDLMADALVPGNQRQAATMLVGEGRNGKGALLRLMGQMFRKCDQTTETFQSMSSRFGPITLYGSAFNYDADMSARYISDTSVFKKATGGDVMAMERKYKGTAYAKVWASMWCSVNKIPRSADSSYGFLRRWDVVDFDAKVTPVPGFEDQLAAELPSLVTFLMDRARRQRGNVRRAGAGLERLNAAVDLVKAWMTDEDSGMAAMSGTCPRSQIYGRFKAWAEDEGIRPDRLATVTKSDLQARLAAAGVPLHKAHGGIWTYTFGG from the coding sequence ATGAAGCCGGGGGAGCTGGCGCGGTTGCTGGACAAGGACTTTCAGCTGGCCGTCGACGTGGAAAACTCCGAGTTCTGGGAGTATTCGGGCGGCGCATGGCGCCGGGCTGATCGGATCGTCCGCCGACACGTCATCCACTACGCACCGGACCAGGATCGCCTCAGGCAGCTAGTCGAGGATGTCGAGCTGATCACGCTGCCCGCAGTCTTGGAAGAGGCGGGCAAGGTGGTGACACCCGACGAACCCGACCCCCGGTTCATCAACCACCTGGGCGGGCTGTTCGTCGTGGAGACCGGCGAGACGATCCCGCACGATCCCGCGGTGATGTCGTTCTCTCGGGTGCCACTCGTGCCCGAGACCGGCCGAATCAGGATGCCAGTAACGAACGCGTTCCTATCCGAAATAACCTGCGGGGACAAGGATTTAGAGGATTACCTGCTAGATCTGATGGCCGATGCACTCGTGCCAGGGAACCAACGCCAGGCAGCAACGATGCTGGTGGGCGAAGGCCGAAACGGTAAGGGTGCCCTGCTACGTCTCATGGGTCAGATGTTCCGCAAGTGCGACCAGACGACCGAGACATTCCAGTCCATGTCGAGCCGCTTCGGGCCGATCACGTTGTACGGCAGCGCATTTAACTACGATGCCGACATGTCAGCCCGGTACATCTCGGACACGTCCGTGTTCAAAAAGGCCACGGGCGGGGACGTCATGGCGATGGAGCGGAAGTACAAAGGCACGGCGTACGCGAAGGTCTGGGCGTCAATGTGGTGTTCGGTCAACAAGATTCCCCGGTCGGCGGACAGCTCTTACGGGTTCCTGCGTCGGTGGGATGTCGTGGACTTCGACGCCAAGGTGACGCCGGTCCCCGGCTTCGAGGACCAACTTGCCGCCGAGCTTCCCAGCCTGGTCACGTTCCTGATGGACCGAGCGCGCAGACAGCGGGGCAACGTTCGCCGCGCTGGCGCTGGGCTAGAGCGGCTGAATGCTGCGGTCGATCTCGTCAAGGCGTGGATGACCGACGAGGACTCGGGCATGGCCGCGATGAGCGGCACGTGTCCACGGTCGCAGATCTATGGCCGGTTCAAGGCCTGGGCAGAAGATGAAGGCATCCGCCCCGACCGGCTGGCCACGGTCACCAAGTCGGATCTGCAGGCGCGCCTGGCAGCCGCCGGGGTGCCGCTGCACAAGGCACACGGAGGCATCTGGACGTACACGTTCGGAGGTTAG